Proteins from a single region of Acidobacteriota bacterium:
- a CDS encoding nicotinate phosphoribosyltransferase, whose amino-acid sequence MPIAPSRLSLLTDLYELTMAAGYFERRLEARATFALFVRSLPPRRGFLLACGIEAALDYIEQLSFSGEEIGYLRQLPAFRTVSSRFFDFLGRLRFEGDVAAVAEGTAVFAGEPILQISAPIIQAQIVETYLLSVVNFETLIATKAARVVEAAAGRDVVEFGTRRAQGPEAGLRAARAAYLGGCAGTSNVLAGFRWGIPIAGTAAHSWTQAFPSERESFEALLKTFPQSAYLLLDTYDTLAAARMAAEFDVPIPGVRLDSGDLAALSREVRKILDRGGHRETKIMASGNLNEDKVAALVAAGTPIDSFGVGTELATSHDAPALNAIYKLVEIEAQGRIRPITKTEEGKGYFPGKKQVFRFSRSGRFDHDVLARSDEPITGARPLLQPVMRSGKRLQAAAAAQTIRAHAREQVQSLPEGVRALRNATAYRVEPSAALQELDAGVRKALGEPKNHERSAAGISRH is encoded by the coding sequence ATGCCGATTGCTCCCAGCCGCCTCAGCCTGCTGACGGATCTTTACGAGCTCACCATGGCCGCGGGTTATTTCGAGCGCCGGCTGGAGGCACGCGCCACGTTTGCACTGTTTGTGCGCTCGCTGCCGCCCCGCCGCGGGTTTCTGCTCGCTTGCGGGATCGAGGCCGCACTGGATTACATCGAGCAGCTCTCATTTTCGGGTGAGGAGATCGGTTACCTGCGTCAGCTTCCAGCCTTCCGTACGGTGTCGAGCCGGTTTTTCGACTTTCTTGGCCGGCTCCGATTCGAGGGTGATGTGGCCGCCGTAGCGGAAGGCACCGCCGTCTTCGCCGGCGAACCCATTCTTCAGATTTCCGCGCCCATCATTCAGGCGCAAATTGTGGAAACCTATCTGCTCTCGGTCGTCAACTTCGAAACCCTCATCGCCACCAAGGCGGCGCGGGTGGTGGAAGCCGCGGCCGGCCGCGACGTCGTCGAGTTTGGCACACGCCGCGCACAGGGGCCCGAGGCCGGGCTGCGCGCGGCGCGCGCCGCCTACCTCGGCGGCTGCGCCGGGACCTCGAACGTGCTGGCCGGCTTCCGCTGGGGCATTCCTATCGCCGGCACGGCGGCACACTCCTGGACGCAGGCGTTCCCCAGTGAACGCGAGAGTTTTGAGGCGCTGCTCAAGACGTTTCCGCAATCCGCCTACTTGCTGCTGGACACCTACGACACGCTGGCTGCGGCCCGCATGGCGGCAGAATTCGATGTGCCGATTCCCGGGGTCCGGCTGGATAGCGGTGATCTGGCGGCGCTGAGCCGCGAAGTCCGCAAGATTCTGGACCGGGGCGGTCACCGCGAAACCAAAATCATGGCCAGCGGCAATCTGAACGAGGACAAAGTCGCGGCGCTGGTGGCGGCGGGCACGCCGATCGACTCCTTTGGCGTGGGCACCGAGCTGGCCACCTCGCACGACGCCCCCGCTCTGAACGCCATCTACAAGCTGGTGGAAATCGAGGCGCAGGGCCGCATCCGCCCGATTACCAAGACGGAAGAAGGCAAGGGCTATTTTCCCGGCAAGAAGCAGGTATTCCGGTTCAGCCGCAGCGGCCGCTTCGATCACGACGTTCTGGCTCGCAGCGACGAACCGATCACCGGCGCAAGGCCGCTGCTGCAGCCGGTGATGCGGTCGGGGAAGCGATTGCAGGCAGCGGCGGCGGCGCAGACGATCCGGGCGCATGCGCGCGAACAGGTGCAGAGCCTGCCAGAGGGCGTCAGGGCGCTCAGGAACGCGACTGCCTATCGCGTTGAGCCCAGCGCCGCGTTACAGGAACTCGACGCCGGAGTACGCAAGGCACTCGGCGAGCCAAAGAATCATGAGCGAAGCGCAGCTGGTATTTCTCGACATTGA
- a CDS encoding OsmC family peroxiredoxin — MEPQKALKTFQFHNTVVLQTAKRGVMRLPQHAEVAIGSPPEFRGTPDVWCPEELLLGSVNSCLMLTFVGLSQRRGLNVAAIDSQVDGTVESVDGHYEVTRITVKPVITLGPQGDPALAAELFKAARQACILSNSVKATIALAPEFRTGGASALA; from the coding sequence ATGGAGCCCCAAAAAGCGCTTAAGACCTTCCAGTTCCACAACACTGTAGTGCTGCAAACCGCCAAAAGAGGCGTAATGCGTCTGCCGCAACATGCCGAGGTCGCCATCGGCAGCCCGCCGGAGTTTCGCGGCACGCCCGACGTGTGGTGCCCCGAGGAGCTGCTGCTGGGCAGCGTCAACAGTTGCCTGATGCTCACCTTTGTCGGCCTCTCGCAGCGCCGCGGTCTGAACGTGGCCGCGATAGACAGCCAGGTGGATGGCACCGTCGAAAGCGTAGACGGCCATTACGAAGTGACACGCATTACCGTGAAGCCCGTCATCACGCTCGGTCCGCAAGGCGATCCTGCGCTTGCAGCGGAGTTATTCAAAGCGGCGCGGCAAGCCTGCATTCTCTCCAACTCGGTCAAAGCCACCATCGCTCTGGCGCCGGAATTCCGCACCGGCGGCGCCAGTGCGCTCGCCTAG
- a CDS encoding MmgE/PrpD family protein has translation MTYAAALAEFAVGASYRSLSEAARLQAKIRVLDALGCAIGALDGPPVLLLRQHTDDFGGRPMATLIGGGRTAPDRAAFYNSALVRYLDFNDSYLAKGETCHPSDNIGAVLTASEYAGRDGKEFLAAVALAYQVLCRLCDVAPVRAKGFDHTTLGSFAVAAGVARALGLNVAQTTNAIAISGTAFNALRVTRTGALSNWKGLAYPNTDFCGTHAAFLAMRGITGPPEVFEGNKGFMDAISGHFEIDWAREDLECVTRTIVKKYNAEVHSQSVLETVLAMKRQYGFQAAAVSRLELEVFDVAFNIIGGGEEGAKTLVRTKEEADHSLNYMVATAIVDGEVTPEQYLPERIQRPQVQTLLRNVSVKPNAAYSARFPEEMPCKVTIHLTDGRTLTEEGRDYEGFHTHPFTWKTALDKFNRLSEPYAPAPLRQKIAEAVEDLENRKIADLMNLLASVKGVHHGAPKSA, from the coding sequence ATGACCTATGCCGCAGCGCTTGCGGAATTCGCAGTGGGGGCCTCGTACCGCAGCCTGTCGGAGGCTGCCCGCCTGCAGGCCAAAATCCGGGTGCTCGATGCCCTGGGGTGCGCCATCGGCGCGCTGGACGGTCCTCCCGTGCTGCTGCTGCGTCAGCACACCGATGACTTTGGCGGCCGGCCCATGGCCACGCTCATCGGCGGCGGCAGGACGGCGCCCGACCGCGCTGCCTTTTACAACAGCGCGCTCGTCCGCTACCTCGACTTCAATGACAGCTACCTCGCCAAGGGCGAAACCTGCCATCCCAGCGACAACATTGGCGCCGTCCTCACCGCGTCGGAGTACGCCGGCCGCGACGGCAAGGAATTCCTGGCCGCCGTGGCGCTGGCCTATCAGGTGCTGTGCCGTCTGTGCGACGTGGCGCCGGTGCGCGCCAAAGGCTTCGACCACACCACGCTGGGTTCGTTTGCCGTCGCTGCCGGCGTAGCGCGCGCGCTGGGACTGAACGTGGCGCAAACCACCAACGCGATCGCCATCAGTGGCACCGCCTTTAACGCCCTGCGCGTGACCCGCACCGGCGCCCTGTCCAACTGGAAAGGCCTGGCGTACCCGAACACCGATTTCTGCGGCACCCACGCCGCCTTTCTGGCGATGCGCGGCATCACTGGCCCGCCGGAGGTGTTTGAGGGCAACAAGGGCTTCATGGACGCCATCTCCGGACATTTCGAGATCGACTGGGCGCGCGAAGACCTGGAGTGCGTCACCCGCACCATCGTCAAGAAGTACAACGCTGAGGTGCACTCACAGTCGGTGCTGGAGACGGTGCTGGCTATGAAGCGCCAATACGGTTTCCAGGCGGCCGCTGTCAGCCGCCTCGAGCTGGAGGTTTTCGACGTCGCCTTCAACATCATCGGCGGCGGCGAGGAAGGCGCCAAAACGCTGGTGCGGACGAAAGAAGAAGCCGACCATAGCCTGAACTACATGGTCGCCACTGCGATTGTGGATGGCGAAGTTACGCCCGAGCAGTATCTGCCTGAGCGCATCCAGCGGCCGCAAGTCCAAACCCTGCTGCGCAATGTCAGCGTGAAGCCGAACGCCGCCTACAGCGCCCGCTTCCCGGAGGAGATGCCCTGCAAAGTGACGATTCATTTGACCGATGGCCGCACGCTGACAGAGGAGGGCCGCGACTACGAAGGCTTCCATACCCATCCGTTTACCTGGAAGACCGCGCTCGATAAATTCAACCGTCTGAGCGAGCCGTACGCGCCTGCACCCTTGCGCCAGAAAATCGCAGAAGCGGTCGAGGATCTCGAGAACCGGAAAATCGCCGACCTGATGAACCTGCTGGCCAGCGTGAAAGGAGTCCACCATGGAGCCCCAAAAAGCGCTTAA
- a CDS encoding SDR family oxidoreductase yields MKVVVVGGTGKIGSRTVNNLRRQGHETVAAAPETGVNTITGEGLAAALRGASVVVDVSDSPAWDDAAVLKFFETSTRNQLAQEAAAGVGHHVALSVVGTDRLSESGYFRGKIVQEKLIRESRNPYTIVHATQFFEFLKKLADLSASNGEIRMPHVRFQPMAADDVGRAVAGIALRAPANRVVEIAGPEPFWLDELVQRRLRALGDPRRVVADPEARYSGAKLAENTLLPGKDAETGTIRFETWLARAGAPRPDAQAPAA; encoded by the coding sequence ATGAAGGTCGTGGTGGTGGGCGGCACCGGAAAAATCGGTTCCAGAACTGTCAACAACCTGCGCCGGCAGGGGCACGAGACGGTGGCCGCCGCACCCGAAACCGGCGTGAATACGATTACCGGCGAGGGGCTGGCCGCGGCGCTGCGGGGAGCATCGGTGGTGGTAGATGTTTCCGACTCGCCCGCCTGGGATGACGCGGCGGTGCTGAAGTTCTTTGAGACTTCCACCCGCAACCAGCTTGCCCAGGAAGCGGCGGCGGGCGTGGGTCATCATGTGGCGCTTTCGGTGGTGGGCACCGACCGGCTGAGCGAGAGCGGCTACTTCCGCGGCAAGATCGTGCAGGAGAAGCTGATTCGCGAGTCACGCAACCCCTACACCATCGTGCATGCCACCCAGTTTTTTGAATTTCTCAAGAAGCTGGCTGACCTCTCGGCCAGCAACGGCGAAATCCGCATGCCCCATGTGCGCTTCCAGCCGATGGCGGCCGACGATGTGGGCCGCGCCGTGGCCGGCATCGCGCTCCGCGCCCCCGCCAACCGCGTGGTCGAAATTGCCGGGCCGGAGCCATTCTGGCTGGATGAGCTAGTGCAGCGCCGCCTGCGCGCACTCGGCGACCCACGCCGGGTGGTCGCCGATCCCGAGGCGCGCTACTCGGGAGCGAAGCTGGCCGAGAACACGCTGCTTCCGGGCAAGGACGCAGAAACGGGAACCATCCGTTTCGAAACCTGGCTGGCCCGGGCTGGAGCACCGAGACCGGATGCGCAGGCGCCGGCCGCATGA
- a CDS encoding alpha/beta hydrolase, translated as MSTLTVSDGTSIYYKDWGQGPTVVLAHGWPLQADSWDGQMLFLAQHGYRAVAHDRRGHGRSSQPWRGNDMDHYADDLATLIEALDLNDVTLVGHSTGGGEVTRYIGRHGTGRVAATVLIGAVPPLLLRSDSNPEGIPIAVFDELRRRLAADRSQFYKEFALAFYGANRAGAKVSQGLLDQFWRWSMQAGLLNIYECIRAFSETDFTADLRKFDRPTLIMHGEDDQIVPIGDSAKKSARLIPSARTIYYPGRSHGLTATHQDEVNADLLQFLNSVHQARKAA; from the coding sequence ATGAGCACCCTTACCGTCAGCGACGGCACTTCGATTTATTACAAGGATTGGGGCCAGGGGCCGACGGTGGTGCTGGCGCACGGCTGGCCGTTGCAGGCCGATTCGTGGGATGGCCAGATGCTTTTCCTGGCGCAGCACGGCTACCGCGCGGTGGCCCACGACCGGCGCGGCCACGGACGGTCGAGCCAGCCCTGGCGGGGCAACGACATGGACCACTACGCTGACGATCTCGCCACTCTGATAGAAGCGCTGGATCTCAACGACGTGACCCTGGTGGGACACTCCACCGGCGGTGGCGAGGTGACCCGCTATATCGGGCGCCATGGCACCGGGCGGGTAGCGGCCACTGTGTTGATTGGGGCGGTGCCGCCCCTCCTGCTGCGCAGCGACTCCAACCCGGAAGGCATCCCCATCGCGGTCTTCGACGAGCTGCGTCGCCGCCTGGCGGCCGACCGCTCGCAGTTCTACAAAGAATTCGCGCTCGCCTTCTATGGCGCCAACCGCGCCGGCGCAAAGGTCTCACAGGGACTCTTGGACCAGTTCTGGCGGTGGAGCATGCAGGCGGGCCTGCTCAATATTTACGAGTGCATCCGGGCGTTTTCCGAGACCGACTTCACCGCCGATTTGCGCAAATTCGACCGGCCGACGCTGATCATGCACGGCGAGGACGATCAGATCGTGCCGATCGGGGATTCCGCCAAGAAGTCCGCCCGCCTGATCCCGAGCGCCCGCACAATCTACTACCCCGGCCGCTCGCATGGCCTGACCGCCACTCATCAGGATGAAGTCAACGCCGACCTGCTGCAGTTCCTCAACTCGGTACACCAGGCGCGCAAAGCGGCTTAA
- a CDS encoding cysteine hydrolase has protein sequence MRANRCRACQRASGRSGTRLPIALSPAPRYRNSTPEYARHSASQRIMSEAQLVFLDIDTQVDFMLPAGALYVPGAETIIPNLQRLMTFAAAQRLLVLSSADAHAPDDPSFAQWPPHCVAGTPGQQRIAETRMPAPLLLLNRPGAFRPPAPAAGQVILEKIDYDVSSNPNFDPLLRALGDSRFVVFGVATGYCVQASALALRRRGYAVIVVTDAIRGITEEGHQTALRTLAEAGVRFASTDDVLALSATG, from the coding sequence ATGCGCGCGAACAGGTGCAGAGCCTGCCAGAGGGCGTCAGGGCGCTCAGGAACGCGACTGCCTATCGCGTTGAGCCCAGCGCCGCGTTACAGGAACTCGACGCCGGAGTACGCAAGGCACTCGGCGAGCCAAAGAATCATGAGCGAAGCGCAGCTGGTATTTCTCGACATTGACACGCAGGTGGACTTCATGCTGCCCGCGGGCGCGCTTTACGTGCCCGGCGCGGAAACCATCATTCCCAACCTGCAACGGTTGATGACCTTCGCCGCCGCGCAGCGGCTGCTGGTGCTGTCTTCGGCCGACGCCCACGCACCCGACGACCCCAGCTTCGCGCAATGGCCACCGCACTGCGTCGCCGGCACGCCCGGACAGCAAAGGATTGCCGAGACGCGAATGCCCGCGCCGCTCCTTCTCCTCAACCGGCCGGGGGCATTCCGGCCGCCGGCGCCGGCTGCGGGCCAGGTGATTCTGGAAAAGATCGACTACGACGTCTCCTCGAATCCGAATTTCGATCCGTTGCTGCGCGCACTGGGCGACAGCCGCTTCGTCGTTTTTGGCGTCGCTACCGGCTACTGCGTCCAGGCTTCGGCGCTGGCGCTCCGGCGCCGCGGCTATGCCGTCATCGTCGTGACCGACGCCATTCGCGGCATCACCGAGGAGGGCCACCAAACGGCTTTGCGCACGCTCGCTGAGGCTGGTGTCCGTTTTGCAAGCACCGATGACGTGCTTGCCCTGTCGGCCACGGGCTGA
- a CDS encoding BrxA/BrxB family bacilliredoxin yields MYPEIWVTPMREELTRIGFLQLHTPADVDAALATEGTTLLVVNTFCPHAVLARPAVAQALQSAPRPDHLVTVFAGQDLAPTARARAFLAPYQPSSPAFALFSGGKLIFMMERDQILGRPVEAIAADLAAAFGHFCVASGV; encoded by the coding sequence ATGTATCCAGAAATATGGGTCACACCGATGCGGGAAGAACTGACGCGCATCGGCTTCCTTCAGTTGCACACGCCAGCAGACGTGGACGCAGCCCTGGCCACAGAGGGCACGACGCTGCTGGTAGTCAATACCTTTTGTCCTCACGCCGTCCTGGCGCGTCCGGCCGTCGCGCAGGCGCTCCAGAGCGCGCCGCGGCCGGATCATCTCGTAACCGTGTTTGCCGGTCAGGACCTGGCCCCGACCGCCCGCGCCCGCGCTTTTCTCGCTCCCTATCAGCCGTCCTCGCCTGCCTTTGCGCTATTTTCCGGCGGCAAGCTGATTTTCATGATGGAGCGCGATCAAATCCTCGGCCGTCCGGTTGAGGCCATCGCCGCCGATCTTGCCGCTGCGTTTGGGCATTTTTGCGTTGCCAGCGGTGTGTGA
- the nth gene encoding endonuclease III, whose protein sequence is MEALGGYTGPRRVKQILKELAGLYPNAACLLHYGNAFELLVATILSAQCTDARVNQVTPGLFRKYPTPQAFAALRPEQLEPEIHSTGFFRNKAKSIVGTSQQLVARFDGQVPKTMDELLTLPGVARKTANVVLGSAYHVASGIVVDTHVFRVATRRLRLSSATTAAGVEQDLITLVPRDRWISFSYQTTLFGRELCLARKPRCAQCPLEPICDSPEKTV, encoded by the coding sequence ATCGAGGCGCTGGGCGGTTACACCGGGCCCCGGCGCGTCAAGCAAATTCTCAAAGAACTGGCGGGACTGTATCCCAACGCCGCCTGTCTGCTGCATTACGGCAACGCCTTCGAGCTGCTGGTCGCCACCATTCTCTCCGCGCAATGCACCGATGCGCGCGTCAATCAGGTGACGCCCGGGCTGTTTCGTAAATATCCCACGCCGCAGGCGTTCGCCGCGCTGCGGCCGGAGCAGTTGGAGCCCGAGATTCACTCCACCGGCTTTTTCCGGAATAAAGCCAAAAGCATCGTGGGCACGTCGCAGCAGTTGGTGGCGCGTTTTGACGGGCAGGTTCCCAAGACCATGGACGAGCTGCTGACGCTGCCCGGGGTGGCGCGCAAGACAGCGAACGTCGTTCTGGGCAGCGCGTATCACGTGGCGAGCGGCATCGTGGTCGACACCCACGTGTTCCGCGTGGCTACCCGCCGCCTGCGACTGTCCAGCGCGACCACGGCCGCCGGCGTCGAGCAGGACCTGATCACCCTGGTGCCGCGCGACCGCTGGATTTCGTTCAGCTATCAGACCACCCTCTTCGGCCGCGAGCTGTGCCTGGCGCGCAAACCCCGCTGCGCGCAATGCCCACTCGAGCCCATCTGCGACTCACCGGAAAAAACCGTCTAA
- a CDS encoding methionine synthase encodes MSRAKLQHLGIELPPLPTTSVGSFPKPDYLLKARADFAQKQIAADALHAAEQRATEFWIRKQEELGLDVLVDGEMYRGDMTAYFADNLAGFAQGGLVRSYGNRYYHKPIITGAIAWKGPIALDWWRYAQGLTRKPVKAILTGAYTMMDWSFNEFYPTRRDACLALAREIRKEVEALIQAGCKFVQLDEPAVSVRPAELPLAVEAMRLMTHDLDAYFFTHICYGDFERIYPAMLELAVDNFDLEMSNSGLDMLDLFRKNAFRKDISYGVVDVHSHVVEDSGTATQRLQQGLAVLPRENVWVDPDCGLKTRTTNEAIAKLGAVVAAAQAMR; translated from the coding sequence ATGAGCCGGGCCAAGTTGCAGCATCTCGGAATCGAGCTCCCGCCGCTGCCCACTACCTCGGTCGGCAGCTTTCCCAAGCCGGACTATCTGCTGAAGGCCCGCGCCGATTTCGCGCAGAAACAAATCGCGGCCGATGCCCTGCATGCCGCCGAGCAGCGGGCCACCGAGTTCTGGATTCGCAAGCAGGAAGAACTCGGCCTCGATGTGCTGGTCGACGGCGAGATGTACCGCGGCGACATGACCGCCTACTTCGCCGACAACCTCGCCGGCTTTGCGCAAGGCGGCCTCGTTCGCTCCTACGGCAACCGCTACTATCACAAGCCCATCATCACCGGCGCCATCGCATGGAAGGGGCCGATCGCGCTCGACTGGTGGCGTTACGCCCAGGGGCTCACCCGCAAGCCCGTCAAGGCCATCCTCACCGGCGCCTACACTATGATGGACTGGTCGTTCAACGAGTTTTATCCCACCCGTCGCGACGCCTGCCTGGCGCTGGCGCGCGAGATCCGTAAGGAAGTCGAAGCCCTGATCCAGGCAGGCTGCAAGTTCGTGCAACTCGACGAACCCGCGGTTTCAGTCCGCCCGGCCGAGCTGCCGCTCGCGGTTGAGGCCATGCGCCTCATGACGCATGATCTCGACGCCTACTTCTTTACCCACATCTGTTACGGCGATTTCGAGCGCATTTATCCCGCCATGCTGGAGCTGGCGGTCGATAACTTTGACCTCGAAATGTCGAACAGCGGCCTCGACATGCTTGATCTCTTCCGCAAAAACGCCTTTCGCAAGGACATCAGCTACGGCGTCGTCGACGTGCATTCACACGTTGTCGAAGACTCGGGCACGGCTACCCAACGGCTGCAACAAGGCCTGGCCGTTCTGCCGCGCGAGAACGTCTGGGTAGACCCCGATTGCGGCCTGAAAACGCGCACCACCAATGAGGCGATCGCCAAGCTGGGCGCGGTAGTGGCGGCAGCGCAGGCGATGCGGTAG
- a CDS encoding uracil-DNA glycosylase, producing the protein MTVVEREQAFQRLQQKIIGSRACPRLAVYCRRVAKTKRLMFRDQPYWGKALPSFGDQSAELLIIGLAPAAHGGNRTGRMFTGDRSGDFLFRALYEAGFANQPTSVHAADGLALRNCYISTVVRWAPPQNKPTPEEIRRCLPFLQRELELLDRVRAVLPLGRLAYDAYLRLAREQAKLPPKNQMPFAHGAVFDLPRPLPRLYCSYHPSQHNTQTGRLTPAMFGQVLHDIQEYLS; encoded by the coding sequence ATGACGGTTGTTGAGCGTGAGCAGGCGTTCCAGCGGCTGCAGCAGAAGATTATCGGCTCGCGCGCCTGCCCGCGGCTGGCCGTCTATTGCCGCCGGGTGGCGAAGACCAAGCGGCTGATGTTCCGCGATCAGCCCTACTGGGGCAAGGCGCTGCCCAGCTTCGGCGACCAGAGCGCGGAACTGCTCATCATCGGCCTGGCGCCGGCCGCGCACGGCGGCAACCGCACCGGCCGCATGTTTACCGGCGACCGTTCGGGCGACTTTCTCTTCCGGGCGCTATATGAAGCCGGTTTCGCCAATCAACCGACCTCCGTACACGCCGCCGACGGCCTGGCGCTGCGCAACTGCTACATCTCGACGGTGGTGCGCTGGGCGCCGCCGCAGAACAAGCCCACGCCGGAGGAAATCCGCCGCTGTCTGCCCTTTCTGCAACGCGAGCTGGAGCTGCTGGACCGCGTGCGCGCGGTGCTGCCGCTGGGCCGGCTTGCCTATGACGCCTATCTCCGTCTCGCACGCGAGCAGGCCAAGCTGCCGCCAAAAAACCAGATGCCCTTCGCGCACGGCGCGGTCTTCGATCTGCCGCGACCGCTGCCGCGCCTGTATTGCTCCTACCACCCCAGCCAGCACAACACCCAGACCGGGCGGCTGACGCCGGCCATGTTCGGCCAGGTGCTGCACGATATCCAGGAGTATCTGTCGTGA